ACGTAAATTGCAGCCCTCTGAACCTGGATTCTCTTCCTCACCCATTCTGTGGAAAAGTACTGGTGGCAAGACTGTACAGAGTGGAATTGCTGAGAAGCAAGATGATCAAGGATCTGATGCAGTTGAGATTGAAAAAGACTTCCTTGATGTTGAACATGGAACGGAAATGGCTGTAGAAACTAGCCCGATTCCTGACAAAGAGGGTGGAAAATGGATAGAAGAGACCAAACCATTTTCCCCTAATCATGATGATGTCCCTGAGCACCCAAATTATGCAGTAAGTTCATTTACGGAAAGGGAAAATGCAGTCAAGGACAGCTTCAAACATGAGCAGTCTGACAGCTCTGAAAGAACATTGAAAGGGAAACCCAAAAGGGGTTCTGATGTGAAGCACTTCAAAGAGAAATCTGATGGCGTAAAAAGGTTAAAAGCAGATGTCCAACTTTCTATTTCTGGGGTTCAGGATGCTCAATTCTCTGAGAGCTCTCACAATTTATCCCCTGATAGATTTGGAGGAAACCCTTATAAGGGTCCTACCATTCTAGCTACAAATAGAGCTGTTAGGGATGGGAATCCTGATATTGTCTTACAAAAAGGATTCAACCAGGTATTTCCTGGAAAATCTAGTTCAGATTTCCAACAATCTGGTCGAAGGTCCTTTGATCAAAGCACGAGGGCAAAGGCTCCTGATACAGCAGAGAAACCTGATGAGCGTGCTGAGAGCGGCCGTAAATACTCTGAAAGGAATGTTCAAAGTTTCTCCGTGCAAAAAGATAAACTTTATAAAGATACGCCAAATGATGGCTATGCCAATGAGAAAAAGgtttcaaaaaatttcaaagaaGGTGGTTCTGGTGGTAGACAATCAGTGCCATTTGACTCACATTACCGGAAACATGGTGAAGGTGGACAGTTTTTGGGCTCGCTCATGGGATCTTCGCCAAGGGATAACATTACAACAGGAGTGAATGTATCACCTGTGGTTAATGGGAAAGGCAGCATACTTCAGAGAGAGCTTTCAGACTTGGAGTTGGGTGAACTTCGCGAGCCCTGGCCTGAGGAAACACCAGTTAAAAAGAAACTTGAAAGCAAAAACTCTTTTAAACAGTCAGACAATAAACCGTGCTCTTCAGATAACTGGAATTCAGATTCAAGTAAAGGAAAACCTGTTGGAAAGAAAACTTCAGAATCAGGAAAGCCATCCCCGCACAATCTAAATTCTGGGCTTTTTAGCAATATAGAAggctcaaataaaaaaaggaacacAGAAGATCAGGCTGAAGATCTATGGAGTTCTCACCAACGAGTTGTGCAATCTCAGCTGCAACCCCTTTCAAAGGTTGATCATGCTGAAGTTGTGCCACAGTTTAACAAATTGGCAGATGGGAGTAATAAATCTAGACAGAATGAAGTAAAAGCCACCCAAGGGTTTGGTCTGGAAAGCTACAGTGAAAGCAATAAGAAAACACCAGTAAGTGCTCCTCAACAGCATGACGCTAAACGAGTGGTAGTTTCTCACTCCATAAaggaaaccaaaaaacaaacatCTAATACAATGGTAGAGTTGACTGATGGAAGAAAGGATTCCATTTGGGCTGAGGGAAATAATAGTGATCGTAAGAGGAGGGATTCTTCTTCCGATGAGAATAGTTGTTCTTATTCCAAGTATGAAAAGGATGAGCCAGAGCTGAAGGGACCAATAAAGGATTTTTCTCAGTAAGTAGACGTGAATTTTATGTCATTAATGGCCATTTAACATGCCACTAATGTTAAGGATTGTTTCTTGTAATTTTCTGGTACTGATTCAAATAATGTTTCTCTAATGTCAGGTATAATGAATATGTGCAAGATTTTCGTGATAAGTATGATAGTTATTCTTCCTTGAACAAGATTCTGGAGAGTTACAGGTAGTGTAGAACTCCTTTTACTCATGTTTGAAGATGTGATTGCCTTTGATCTTTTTTTACTTGTTTGACAAGGATTTATATGGCTTTGTGATCTGAAATCGTGTCCACTTAAAACTATTTAATACCTGTTATATGTAGGAATGCTTTCCAGAAACTGGAAAAAGACCTTAACTTTGCCAAAGGCAGGGATATGGAGAGATACAATGACATAAAGTTGCAGTTGATGGATTCCTATCGTCAATGTGGAACGGTATGCCTTTTTCTACATTTATGGTATATTTTGCATTTGTAACATGTATCCAATGTTTGGTGGATAAAATCTAGCCCATTAAAAAGATTGATCACTCTGTTCTCTTGGTTGGATGCATTATTCAACAGTATTCTTTTgtacttttctttttcagaaTGCCCTTTGCTTAACCCATTGATAGACCTTTAAACTTTGGCCTCATTGTGGGGAGTTGCTTGTATTATATAACTGATCTTAGGGGGCATTGTCTTGTGACTCTACTCAAGTGTCGACCGACACTGGGTAGTTACAATTACATAATCGCCATTTTATATTCAATACAGTAGATGGTGAATTCCAAAGCATCCAACTCATGTTAAGTGCAAGTAATGAAATTAATCTTTGAGACTTGGGCATCGTGATAAAAAATGCCGGCATGAAGCATCTGACTTGAACTTGAACAAGAAAATTGGCAAGTAGTTTCTGAATACTTGGTAGATGATATGATAGTGTAGGGCTGTGCATATGACCCGTATACCCGCTGGGTCCGATTAGAATGAACCGATCCGATCCGTATTTTATCGGGTTATTATTTGAGCGGGTTGGAGAATCCAATTAATAACGGGTTTGTATATTAGAGTCAACCCGTCCGACATACATCCAGTCCTCAAACCCTAGCCAGTAGCCACCCAAGTCCCGTTCATGAGAAATCCCATACCCCTTCCATCAGATCAGCTGAAGGACCTTAAGGCATCTTCCATCGGATCAGccgaagagaaaagaaaatagccCGCGGAACCAAATCTCCTATTTGACAGAATTGAAGAAACGGGCATGGGCTATGTAGATGAGGCCACAAGCAGGGGAGGAGGTGAAGAGCGAAATACCTGGGCAACAAAACGGgcacataattatttttcatggGTCGTGAGATTGGCCATGGCCTTCGAGCAGGGGAGGAGGTAGACAACAAAAAACCGCAACGAAATCTTTTCCATGGGTCTTGAGCAGCGAGTCGAGGGAACCCAAGCACGTACTCCATGAGAATAGCGACGATGGGTGCATCTGTGGCAGACCTTGTAGACAGTCACCTTCTCAGCTCGGGATCTTCTCTTTCGCCAGACCACTTCTCTCCCTTCCTCTCTTTGTGAATAAGTTTTCGTTGCTGTCAAGTTTGTCATCTCTTTGTGAATAAAGTTTTCGTTTCTAACAGCATGAAAAAGACGTTGTTTTTGAAGTCGGGTCATACGGGTTCGACCCGGTTTGGTTTTGTTCGGATCCAGTTTGTTCGGGTTAGCGCCTAAAATGATGTCTTGCGGGTCGGGTCGGGTACAAAACCGGCTTTATCAGgccgggttgcaggcctatGATAGTGCTCAGTTGAAACTTGCATGTGACTGAATTATATTTTGTTAGATCTTACCTCTTTTGCAGTTTTATCATTATTCTTGAAACTTTGATGGTTATGTATACTATTGAACCTTATAAGGATTTTAGAAAATGGTAAAACTTGATACACGCGGGCCATTGAGATGCATTAAATAAATCAACTTGTGTTTGCGATTGTGCTTTCATCTCAGCTGCTCTATTGCTCTTTCTCAACTCTCTGATtgctttttatcttttcatccTGAATATCACGAGTATAGCCAATTGAATTAGCTGTAGTTTTACTGGCAAGTAAACGTTCTTATTTGAAGCTCTGCAATTAATAAACCCACTTGAATGGGTTTAGGTTTCTAAGATTTTGTATTTCGAGGGACATATCTGAGGATTTAGTAAACATATCTTCCGAATCTCTAAGTGCTTGCTATCAGAATGAATACGTGCAGCTTTCTTTCTACTTTTCTTATTTCTTGCTGATCCTGTTTTGACCTTGCAGAAACATAAAAGGCTGAAGAAAATATTTAACGtgcttcatgaagaattaaaggTGATTCTTCCAAAAAGCTTTCAATTTTGagttatatttttctttgtgagtcatttttttaaaacgtcacggaaaaaaaccaaaaagcaCCTTTTGTCTGAACATTCATGCATGTTACAGGACCTCAAGCAAAGGATTAAAGACTTTGCAGTCTCGTTTGAAAAAGATTGAGAAGAATCTTACGCACTCTTGTATACAAGAAGGTAAAATCTTTTCATTTAGGAAATGAAGGTTATCCAGGGGATGATCGTGGAAGAACACCAGAAAGGAAGTTATGCTTTGATGTTCAAGGCAGAACATTTTCTTGTGATGACCTTGATGATTAAGGAACCATATCAGAATGCCAATTTTGCTACAAAGAGGAGCTCCAGTTAGATTGGATGTCCACAAGTTTTGTTCATACCCCATAATCAATGTATCTGCACATAGTGCCCTCTGTACATTCCCCTTGTACTCAAGACtggccttttgtttttgtttggccTGCTTTTTCTGGGGCTGGGATTTTGGACTTGTTTACATAACTTTAATGTTTTTGTACATTTTGCTAATCGTTATAAAGTTCTCCCATTTTCCCGTGTGAGGGGGAAAAAAAGGAAGACAGGGAGATACGAAAAAAACTCATCTTTGATGTTTCctgttccttttctttttttctttttttcttttcttttttttatgaaaaggtTCCTGTTCCTTAAAACTGAGGGAAACCAAAATGACCCATTGAGGCTGTTTCTCAATCATTTCTTCTTCCCATGTCTCCCAGCAGCTGGGTTTTGGTtagtgagatgattttagatgatttgtaaatcataattaaaaagtgataaaataatataaaatattaaaataataggaaataataataaaaagaaaaattttataaattgttatttttatatattttttacgtattttattgatataattaattgcgttacttatttttaatataaaataattattttaatcaatcacataaatagaatattatatataataaaatttattatatatttttaaaatatttattttaatttgattttttcgaatttaaaaaaatattttttttattaaattataaacaaaatgaaaatggacTGTATCTGTATCATTGCTCATCTATGTATCATGTTCGGGTAGAATTATGCGGGTGGCAAGTGCGGTAGGTATTTTAATGCTGTCGTACTAGGGAGGACCATTTCTGACTGAAGAGGTGTGCGCTAAATGTAATGGCAAACAATGAACGGCCTCCACCACCATAGTAGCTAGCCTGTGAGACTTGGAAGTTGCAGCAAAGGCTCAGATgtctttatatattatttaatgtaataaaaataaaat
This genomic interval from Carya illinoinensis cultivar Pawnee chromosome 2, C.illinoinensisPawnee_v1, whole genome shotgun sequence contains the following:
- the LOC122300974 gene encoding dentin sialophosphoprotein, translated to MYGGSSKLGRNGGGGAARGIGAKRPHSSHPLPPPHRQSGPAGAGRLSIGGRVSGSASNPRSRGSIQSAAPAAVEENFRLVSGNNPPAFAMIIRLAPDLVDEIKRLEAQAGTARIKFDVTASNSSGNVIDVGGKEFSFTCSRETGDLCDIYEECQSGEDGNGLLVESGCAWWKLNVKRVLDESTTKHVKMMSEEAERKLKARKAIVLDPGNPPSKSQIKEIAAVETNAWRPYKQKKEPAFKKRKVEPPQVGGLPKSAYKSGLSSTTTAKIRQTSPSLLSPPEQSSLPAAPLENANISKSHATIEDPMPSQLISKVKAAPSSEKEIPTKTTNVVRETPGRKRNDGAKPMDLQSMLINLLTENPKGMSLKALEKAIGDTVPNSVKKIEPIIRKIATFQAPGRYFLKSKVELETLKKPLSESGSSPEDNSHQMPTAEDKHAQTRAAEPSFEEKVSPDELEEPGYLGSKLGGTTALANMEVQQHSPDLFGEKMGSDNSEAQAGSSSNSGSDSDSESGSSDSASDSGSHSKSRSPVGSGSGSSSDSESDASSNSKEGSDEDVDIMTSDDEKEPQRKLQPSEPGFSSSPILWKSTGGKTVQSGIAEKQDDQGSDAVEIEKDFLDVEHGTEMAVETSPIPDKEGGKWIEETKPFSPNHDDVPEHPNYAVSSFTERENAVKDSFKHEQSDSSERTLKGKPKRGSDVKHFKEKSDGVKRLKADVQLSISGVQDAQFSESSHNLSPDRFGGNPYKGPTILATNRAVRDGNPDIVLQKGFNQVFPGKSSSDFQQSGRRSFDQSTRAKAPDTAEKPDERAESGRKYSERNVQSFSVQKDKLYKDTPNDGYANEKKVSKNFKEGGSGGRQSVPFDSHYRKHGEGGQFLGSLMGSSPRDNITTGVNVSPVVNGKGSILQRELSDLELGELREPWPEETPVKKKLESKNSFKQSDNKPCSSDNWNSDSSKGKPVGKKTSESGKPSPHNLNSGLFSNIEGSNKKRNTEDQAEDLWSSHQRVVQSQLQPLSKVDHAEVVPQFNKLADGSNKSRQNEVKATQGFGLESYSESNKKTPVSAPQQHDAKRVVVSHSIKETKKQTSNTMVELTDGRKDSIWAEGNNSDRKRRDSSSDENSCSYSKYEKDEPELKGPIKDFSQYNEYVQDFRDKYDSYSSLNKILESYRNAFQKLEKDLNFAKGRDMERYNDIKLQLMDSYRQCGTKHKRLKKIFNVLHEELKDLKQRIKDFAVSFEKD